CTGACACTCCCAGGGTTGTATTTTCTGTTCTCACGATAACCAACTGCTTTTAGGATATATGTTCCAACACAATGTGAATTAACACAGAATATGTAGAAAAGTTTCTGACCCACTTAAAATACATAAACTTTTAGCGAGTAAGATGAAATAACCCAACTTCTACTTAACACTTCATTTATTTAGctatatatcataaaatatggATGTATAATTTTTTCACTCTCACACATCATAATATCAAAGGAAAAGTTCAAAATATGTCTCTCTTACGTATACAGAATGAACCCAtgtcaatgattttattttaattgatgaaGGAAGCAGTAGGATGGTAAAGCTGGTTCTAAGAGCATTTGAAGAACTGGttatttctaggaaaaaaaaaagattgctagATTATATATAAGTTAATGTTCTGCGGGGCAATGAAATAATAGATTATAATCTTTCCTATTAAATATAATCATTTACATCtctaccaaaaagaaaatctacaaatttaCATGTAACTGCACAGTATCTAGACTCTAATTCATAGCAAATAGCCAGGTCAAACACTGGTAAATTTTCCTactgaattaaataattaaataatcctGGGGGTGGGCTTGTTGAATAATGCTTCATGATTACATTGAAAGGACACACAGTCCTCTCCTTGCTTTCTGATTATTTCCAAGTGCAGGACAATTTTCCTTAACAGTGAAAGTTTTTTGTTAAACCACTTCACATTAGTCTTGTTCATCGGTGTTTTGGCACCACAATAGTCACTTCTTGAGTCACCTAATAAAGCTTTTCAGAACATAACATTTTATGTCCTCCTGTGTTTTCTCCGATAAAGCATTCTGGAATCTCGTGTAGtttgaaaagagaataaatatattaagtaacTATCAACATTGTAGAACAGTGTACAGTTATGTGGATGTTAAAACGTTGAGTaactactaaaataataataatgacaataataacaataatagtgcAATGTGTAGCTcccaaaaatagaagaaagaaagaaggaccaTATAAAAATGGCTTTAAGACTTCAATAGGTGGCcaggaagtaaaaagaaagaagatggtaaacataaaacacaaaatagTAGAAATGATTCTAAATATATCATTCACAATGAGTATAAGTGGGTTTAACTCACCTGTTAAAAGACAGAGACTACAAAATTGGATAGACAAACCCTCCTTCCATAAACATATCTAGAAGGTAACAAAGCTGAAAGGATGAAAACAAAGGGATTACAAggaaaatagcaacaacaaaaaattgacACATCAATGttaacagacaaaatgaaaattaagacaaaaagcattaagaaaaaaaaaaggtattttatcaCGATAAAAGGAATGATACAATTGGTACTTGCATAAACTTTCACAAATAAAGAGAACTTGATAAAAACTCGAAAATGATAATCATTTTGTAAGATTTTTGACACGTTTACTAAAAACTGATACATCCAGCAAAGTAAAATTTAGTAGTAATACAGACTACTTTGATAAAATTAACAAGGTTGATCTAATAGATAAAGAACCTTGCACCCAAACAAATGGAGAGTATTTTCAATACATTCAGTACAGTTTTCTAAAATGACCACATACTAGGTCACAAGAAAATTCAATTTCCAAGATTTAATATCATCTATGTTCACAAAGCATTTAAATTAgtaatcaacaataaaaagatggttaaaaaatagCAACAACCTTtaattgaaaacttaaaaaaaaatgaacaaatagctCCTTGGGTAGAGAGGACATTACAATGTCATGGAATATTTAAAACTAAAGACAATGTAAGTACCACATGACAAAACTTGTGGAATAGAGCAAAGTAGTACCTAGAGAGAAATGCATGGTCTTATGTATAATTAttcttataaaaggaaaattgaaagcaaaaagCTAAACTTTCAAGTCATGTAGGCAGTAAAAGAATTACATACtagcaaaaataagtaaagaaagaaaatagttcaTATAttccataaaatagaaaacaaagacataaagaaagaaaaatcacaaaataaaaactggtttcttcaaaaaataataaagtagacaAGCTTCTGGCAAGACTGATGAGAATgggacaataaaaatgaataatattcaGAATAAAAAAATGGGGCCTAAATACAGCTAGAGCATGATTTTAAAAACCCCAAGAGAACAAGATGAACAAGTTtattccaaaaacaacagaaaaactaGATAAAATAGTAACacttctagaaaaaaaactaATTCAAGAACAAAAAGccataaagggcttccctggtggtgcagtggttgagagtctgcctgtcaatgccggggatatgggttcgtgccccagtccgggaagatcccacatgccgcggagcagctaggcctgtgagccatggacgctgagcctgtgtgtctggagcctgttgctttgcaacgggagaggccacaacagtgagaggcccgcataccaaaaaaaaaaaaaaaaaaaaaaatccataaaaataagTGACATAAATCTCTCTATGTCTCTATCTCTGTAAAAAAGAGGCTCCCCCTGCAAAACAAACCAAGTCCAAATGGTTTAAAGAAGAGTTTTTACTAAATACTTCCAACTCATTTTACTAAGCTACTATAATCTCACAGCCAAATCCAGACAAGAACAGtaacaagaaaattatagacctaTCTCACTCTCTTAGACGGAAAAGGCTAGATAAAGCATTAGCTGGTTACCTCTTCTGTTCAATATTGTATTGGGTGCCGTGGCCtcgacaatggaatactatgcagctgttAAAATCAATCTAAGGAGGTGGAGAAATGAGGCTTAAGGCAAGTGACTAGCGTCCCTAGGTCCTGCTGCATATTTCTCCATTTCCAGCCCTTCAAACTGCTGTTTATCCTTCAAACACTTCGGCAGCCATCACGTCCTGTCCCACAAATTAATCTttcatcttttgtatttccttcatACCTCATGGATATTTCTATAACCAAATGTATCTATCTCACGGTTTTGCAAGAATTTGGTTGCCTGACCACATAGCTAGCACAGAGCAGGATGGAAGGAAATGTTGAACAGCACTCTTCTTCGAAGGATCTAGAACCCATTCCCACTTATCGCATTTAACTGATTTGTACAAAAGTACAGATTATGCTATCAGTCACCGGGTCTCCCAACAGTCATCGCGTCCCCCGTCCCCGAAGCAGCGGCTGTGGCTTAGACGCCGCTGCCCTTCCCGTATTTCTCCATCAGAGAGGATGCCGACGCCCGAGCCCACTTCccacttcctctttcctctcgCTTTAAGCGGCGCAGAAACCCATCTctctcagaaaaaaatctttaacaggAAGCCCAGAGGCCCGGGTACCTGGCATCCAGCCCCGGACCCGCAAGCCCGCGCGGGCCCCCGGCCCCCGACCCCGCCCGCGCAGACGCACCTCCCGCCGCCCCGCCCACGCTCCCACGCCGCGCCCGGCTCCTCGCTGGCTGGGCCGAGCTGGTGCCGGGCGCCGTGGAGCTCGCGCGCCGGGCCGGCCGGGGAGGGCCGCGCCGGAGCGGGGGCGGCGGGAGGGCGGGTCGGGGCCGGGCTCCCGCTGGCGGCTAGGCCGGGGCCGAGCGCGCGGCAGGTCATGGAGGTGGAGGAGGCGTTCCAGGCGGTGGGCGAGATGGGCATCTACCAGATGTACCTGTGCTTCCTGCTGGCGGTGTTACTGCAGGTGAGTCCCCCGCCGCTCGTATGGCTCCCACGTCTCCGCTTCCTGGCCGCCCGGGGAGAGGCgtacctccctccccactccccagcgcCTGGCCCGGATGCCGAGCCTCTGCAAACCCCGAGGTGTGGCGAGCCTCTCCCGCCTCCACCTTCACCCCGCGCGAGGGCGGCGCTGGGGTAGGCGCCGCGCGTTGGCCTGGGCCTCGGAAAGCCAAGGTCGCCGGCCGGCCTGTCAACCTAATCTCGGGTCCTCGTCCCTTAGGCGCCATGCTTCTCTCACCTCGAGTGGGGAAGGACTGCGTGGGGGGTACTTAAGCCAGCGAGCTGGTTAGTAAGAGATGAAAAATCCAGTTGTTACCTGGAATACGCTGTGAATAGGAAGGGAATTTTTTAACCTGTGGCGCTGTCACTCTGGAATCTGGAACACAGAGAGGGAGGGCCCTGATCACCCGCTGACAGAAGGGCTGATTTAGAGGGCCTCCTAAGGCTCTGGTATCTACTTACCATCTTTTCCTGGATTTGAGGGGACTTCCTATCCAGGAGCTTTCAATGCATAGagtttatttctttctggtttaagTTCTGCTGGGTCATTCTGCCCAGAGTCCCCTTGGGTTGAGACTTTTTAAAGTCCATAGTGCCATCTACAACGTGTGGTGTAAAATGGAATCACTTCTTCATTGTACAGAATTCTCAGAGACTGCTTTTTTGGTTTTCTCCAGATTTTAAGCATTTTGATTTATTTGAAAAGGGATTGTTCATAGAAAACAATTACTTTGAACAGTATACAGGACTGATGGAGACTGGCTATGTCACAACATCAGACAGTACAGTCAGTATCTGCTGTATGGCTGGTCTCTGTAGACACCCGTTGCTGTCCTCGCTGAGGGTGCCTTGTGTCTTGAGTTAGTCCACTCCTCTGGCCCTTAGGAATCATACGTCTCTTCACCGAATCGGTGTCCATAAGCATAGTAATCAGCACCACTTTGGGCTGGGGCGCTGTGGCTGTTATCATAGGAATCATAACGCTGTTCATCGTAAGCGGTGCCATATCCATCGTCATAGTCATAATCTCCACAGGTCTCTCGTGTTGGGGGCGGTGGCGGACGTCTGTACCCAGGTGGGGGGACTCCTCTTGCTCGGGGAGTGAGAAGTCCTCTTCCCCGACTCACTGGCCCTCGGGTGGAAAGGACTCCCCTGGTAGTCGGTGTCCCTCGCAGTACCCCGACTCCCACTGGCTGGGCTGtgactcctccccttcccctggttATTGCTGGGGTTGGTACCCCTCTTGTACGCAAGGTAACAACTGGTACATCTGCATTTTCTGGACCACCATTCAAATATGTTAATTCCTGGAGCTGTGCTTGCCTGATTTCATCATTATACTCAGGAATGAGgaactttttgatttcctccagAGCATGTCCCATCCGGGCATAGGCTTCTGctgagcggggggggggggtgggggggggtggggggggggtgggggggggggtgggggggatcaCTTCAGTCAGAACATGGAGATCATCACTGAGGTGGAAGTACTTTGCTTCTCCACTTTTCCTCAACTCTTCTTCTTTTGCCTTGCCTCTCATGGAGCCTTTTCCAAGGATGGACATTTTTGTCAAGGTTTCTTCTTGTAAACGCTTCAGAGAATTGCCACGTGGCCCCAAAAGTTTTCCCACAAAGTTGAACTTAGGGAACTGTTTTACAGGAGTTAAAACTTTCTGT
The genomic region above belongs to Phocoena sinus isolate mPhoSin1 chromosome 1, mPhoSin1.pri, whole genome shotgun sequence and contains:
- the LOC116759027 gene encoding LOW QUALITY PROTEIN: KH domain-containing, RNA-binding, signal transduction-associated protein 3-like (The sequence of the model RefSeq protein was modified relative to this genomic sequence to represent the inferred CDS: substituted 1 base at 1 genomic stop codon), yielding MASTLNHDWKIEMVIKLGQKVLTPVKQFPKFNFVGKLLGPRGNSLKRLQEETLTKMSILGKGSMRGKAKEEELRKSGEAKYFHLSDDLHVLTEVIPPTPPPTPPPPPPTPPPRSAEAYARMGHALEEIKKFLIPEYNDEIRQAQLQELTYLNGGPENADVPVVTLRTRGVPTPAITRGRGGVTAQPVGVGVLRGTPTTRGVLSTRGPVSRGRGLLTPRARGVPPPGYRRPPPPPTRETCGDYDYDDGYGTAYDEQRYDSYDNSHSAPAQSGADYYAYGHRFGEETYDSXGPEEWTNSRHKAPSARTATGVYRDQPYSRY